In one Mucilaginibacter ginsenosidivorax genomic region, the following are encoded:
- a CDS encoding LA_2272 family surface repeat-containing protein, translated as MYYINRVLLLFFTVTFFACLHNRAAAQVNLARNITIHVKKQRLGTVFKTMEDKGSFYFSYNSNLIKADSLVSLDADNWTVKEVLDQMLMKRFEYKDAKGFIILRYAPLQLGLTTEKSNTENREYIITGFVADEQTGKKLPNASVYEKSLLQSAMTDQNGFFELHLKNEGRPVRLTISKELYKDTTITFLNDVQITSRPDSSLFSYVANDDNDDITKTGLGRLLLSTKQQIQAANLRGLVANAPFQASAIPNVSTHGALNGQIINIVSINAIGGYSAGVRGAEMGIIFNLDKGDVQSVQVAGAFNVVGGNVSGVQLSGLYNNVLGNVAGFQFTFLHNSIKRDLSGVQLSTYNHVRGKVSGLQIAILGNIAGKNVSGLQIGAGNIAQQKFEGIQFGIFNFAKKLRGVQLGLINVADTSSGFSFGLINYIRNGYNKLSLSSNETLNANIAIKTGSNNFYTVYTGGLRITPNSKIYGVGMGLGTVLDMGKHLTFNPEISSRYLYEGSWRYTNLLQRLDGNLNIKLGKKASLFGGPSLNFYYSDQENAVKGYGLAQNLQHNFSANQHHSWWVGWNAGFNFF; from the coding sequence ATGTATTATATAAACCGGGTGCTTTTACTGTTTTTTACGGTGACATTTTTTGCCTGCCTGCATAACCGTGCAGCGGCACAGGTTAACCTTGCACGTAATATTACCATTCACGTAAAAAAACAGCGCCTGGGCACGGTTTTTAAAACCATGGAAGATAAGGGTAGCTTTTACTTTTCATATAACAGCAACCTGATAAAAGCCGATAGCCTGGTAAGCCTTGATGCCGATAATTGGACCGTTAAAGAGGTGCTTGACCAAATGCTGATGAAACGTTTTGAATACAAAGATGCCAAAGGTTTTATCATCCTGCGTTATGCCCCGCTACAACTTGGCTTAACTACCGAAAAATCGAATACCGAAAACAGGGAATACATTATAACCGGTTTTGTTGCCGATGAGCAAACAGGGAAAAAACTCCCCAACGCCAGTGTATACGAAAAAAGCCTGCTGCAATCGGCCATGACCGACCAGAACGGATTCTTTGAACTGCACCTGAAAAACGAAGGCCGGCCGGTACGGTTAACCATCAGTAAAGAACTTTATAAAGATACAACCATCACCTTTTTAAATGATGTGCAAATTACAAGCCGCCCGGATAGCAGCCTGTTTAGCTATGTAGCCAATGATGACAACGACGATATAACCAAAACCGGGCTGGGCCGTTTGCTGCTGTCAACAAAACAGCAAATACAGGCAGCTAATTTGCGCGGCCTGGTGGCTAATGCACCGTTCCAGGCGTCGGCTATACCCAATGTAAGCACACATGGCGCCTTAAACGGGCAAATCATCAATATTGTATCTATAAACGCTATAGGCGGCTACAGCGCCGGGGTACGCGGCGCCGAGATGGGCATTATATTTAACCTTGATAAAGGCGATGTGCAAAGCGTACAGGTAGCGGGCGCCTTTAATGTGGTTGGCGGTAACGTTAGCGGCGTGCAGTTAAGCGGCTTGTACAACAATGTTTTGGGCAATGTAGCAGGCTTTCAATTTACATTTTTACACAACAGCATTAAACGCGACTTATCGGGCGTTCAATTAAGCACTTACAACCATGTGCGGGGAAAGGTTTCTGGCTTACAGATAGCGATATTGGGCAATATTGCCGGCAAAAACGTAAGCGGTCTGCAGATAGGCGCGGGCAATATAGCGCAGCAAAAATTTGAGGGCATACAATTTGGTATATTCAATTTTGCCAAAAAGCTAAGGGGTGTTCAGTTAGGGTTGATTAATGTGGCCGATACTTCGTCGGGATTTAGTTTTGGGCTTATCAATTATATCCGCAATGGGTATAATAAGCTAAGCCTGTCATCAAACGAAACCTTGAATGCCAACATAGCCATAAAAACGGGCAGTAATAACTTTTATACAGTTTATACCGGCGGTTTAAGAATTACCCCCAACAGTAAGATATACGGCGTGGGAATGGGGCTGGGTACCGTACTTGACATGGGCAAACACCTTACTTTTAACCCCGAAATTAGCAGCCGTTACCTGTATGAAGGAAGCTGGCGCTATACCAACCTGCTGCAACGGCTTGATGGCAACCTGAACATTAAACTGGGCAAAAAAGCATCATTATTTGGTGGCCCCTCCCTTAATTTTTACTACTCCGACCAGGAAAATGCGGTTAAAGGCTACGGGCTGGCGCAAAACCTGCAGCACAATTTCAGCGCAAACCAGCATCATTCCTGGTGGGTGGGTTGGAATGCGGGGTTTAATTTCTTTTAA
- a CDS encoding FecR domain-containing protein: protein MSNSTPHMTDDLLVKHLLGEATIAEQEQVQAWLNAAEENQLYYNQFKTLWDQSLKVAGTRLIDEDTAFIRLQNRINNSPAASQTQTRRLTRANWLAIAASLVLVCMLSYFALNYFSRVTTVNLQSNNKVLVDTLPDGSVVTMNALSQLSYPNRFSGDTRPVELSGEAFFKITPDKTKPFIINVNGVTVRVVGTSFNIKSRNGKTEVIVETGIVNVSRDKNSISLKPGEKTVVLKNRSSLTKQSTRGKLYSYYINKELVCDSTPLSELVSAVNEIYGAHIVIAKPSLNKLPITTVFKDQSLEQILLVVTGTFPITAIHKGNQIILK from the coding sequence ATGAGTAATAGTACCCCACATATGACCGATGATTTGCTGGTAAAACACCTGCTCGGCGAGGCCACGATTGCCGAGCAGGAACAAGTTCAGGCATGGTTAAATGCCGCGGAGGAAAACCAACTGTATTATAATCAGTTTAAAACACTGTGGGACCAAAGTTTAAAGGTTGCCGGCACCCGCCTTATTGATGAAGATACCGCTTTTATACGCCTGCAAAACAGGATAAATAATAGTCCGGCCGCGTCCCAAACTCAAACACGCCGTTTAACTCGGGCAAACTGGCTGGCCATAGCAGCATCCCTGGTATTGGTTTGTATGCTCAGCTATTTCGCGTTGAATTATTTTAGCAGGGTTACTACTGTTAACCTGCAAAGCAATAATAAAGTACTGGTAGATACGCTTCCCGACGGATCTGTAGTTACCATGAACGCTTTATCGCAATTATCGTATCCAAACAGGTTTAGTGGCGATACCCGCCCGGTTGAACTATCTGGCGAGGCCTTTTTCAAAATAACACCCGATAAAACAAAACCTTTTATTATTAATGTAAATGGTGTAACGGTTAGGGTAGTTGGCACGTCATTTAATATAAAAAGCAGGAATGGAAAAACCGAAGTGATTGTTGAAACCGGAATTGTGAATGTAAGCAGGGATAAAAACAGCATCAGCCTTAAGCCTGGCGAAAAAACCGTGGTGTTAAAAAACCGCAGTAGCCTTACCAAACAGAGCACACGGGGTAAATTGTACAGCTACTATATCAACAAAGAGTTGGTGTGCGACAGCACCCCCTTAAGTGAACTGGTGTCGGCAGTGAATGAAATTTATGGCGCACACATTGTTATAGCAAAACCATCATTAAATAAACTGCCCATTACAACCGTGTTTAAAGATCAATCGCTTGAGCAAATTTTATTGGTAGTCACAGGCACATTCCCCATTACGGCAATACACAAGGGTAACCAAATCATCCTGAAATAA
- a CDS encoding RNA polymerase sigma-70 factor — protein sequence MRNMTGKAPIFNAYFHPLSVEYSDSTVISLLKQGNQKVFEMVFKSHFKNLHAYAYTFLKDDGQAEEVVQNVFCRIWEKRELLKTDGSIKSYLYRAVHNESLNYLKHQKVKASFQVYYADEMDQVQDHSSKAMLANELEKHISQAMSELPQQCRTIFQLSRFEQLKYQQIADQMGLSVKTIENQMGKALKLMRTKLAEFLMIILYLIISR from the coding sequence ATGAGGAATATGACCGGGAAAGCCCCTATATTTAACGCATATTTTCACCCTTTATCAGTGGAATACAGCGATAGCACGGTCATTTCCTTATTAAAGCAGGGCAACCAAAAGGTATTTGAGATGGTGTTTAAAAGCCATTTTAAAAACCTGCATGCCTACGCCTATACTTTTTTAAAGGACGACGGACAAGCCGAAGAAGTAGTGCAAAACGTATTTTGCCGGATTTGGGAAAAGCGGGAGTTGTTAAAAACGGACGGCTCGATAAAATCATACCTATACCGGGCCGTTCATAACGAAAGCCTTAATTACCTGAAACATCAAAAAGTAAAAGCATCTTTCCAGGTTTATTATGCAGATGAAATGGACCAGGTACAAGATCATTCGTCGAAAGCAATGCTGGCCAATGAACTGGAAAAGCACATTAGCCAGGCTATGAGCGAGCTGCCGCAGCAATGCCGCACCATTTTTCAGCTCAGCCGCTTTGAACAATTGAAATACCAGCAAATTGCCGACCAGATGGGGCTATCAGTGAAAACCATAGAAAACCAGATGGGTAAAGCATTAAAACTGATGCGAACCAAACTGGCCGAATTTTTAATGATCATTTTGTATTTAATTATCAGCCGTTAG
- a CDS encoding DUF6134 family protein has product MIITLIIWLFKKYAMPAIVSYKGRAVLKSGKLLIIVLMSITCTRLYATETTTKYNILHSGKVVGHLNFYQKNTGDELYLKMVSEVKMKFIFSVNVNCNEESTFKNGKLISSHVLRHVNGKEKANRETKAAGNAYLTLAEGKSGKVEQTAINNNVMLLYCHEPADGNLVYSDNFQQFLTVKKTSTHVYRIDLPDGNYNYYTYANGICSKVDIHHSLYTIQVQLA; this is encoded by the coding sequence ATGATTATCACCTTAATTATTTGGTTGTTTAAAAAATATGCCATGCCTGCAATTGTCAGTTATAAAGGCAGGGCGGTTTTAAAATCTGGCAAGTTGCTAATCATAGTTTTAATGTCGATAACCTGCACGAGATTATACGCTACCGAAACAACAACCAAATACAACATTTTGCACAGCGGTAAAGTGGTTGGGCATCTTAACTTTTACCAAAAAAACACAGGTGATGAACTTTACCTCAAAATGGTATCGGAAGTTAAAATGAAGTTTATCTTCAGTGTTAACGTTAATTGCAACGAGGAATCAACCTTTAAGAACGGCAAGCTCATCAGCTCGCATGTTTTGCGGCATGTTAATGGTAAAGAGAAAGCCAACCGGGAAACAAAAGCAGCAGGGAACGCCTACCTTACCCTGGCCGAGGGTAAAAGCGGCAAGGTTGAACAAACCGCTATAAACAATAATGTAATGCTTTTATACTGCCATGAGCCGGCGGATGGCAACCTTGTTTACTCTGATAACTTTCAGCAATTTTTAACTGTAAAAAAAACGTCGACGCATGTTTACCGGATTGACCTGCCCGATGGCAATTACAATTATTATACTTACGCCAATGGCATTTGCAGTAAGGTAGATATCCACCATTCATTATACACCATCCAGGTGCAGCTGGCCTAA
- a CDS encoding AraC family transcriptional regulator, with protein sequence MTKSTAIRRRDGFEGQKLIVLPKKVITNFLSKDLVTKQIYITDIGYYPKARHHYAERPNGINQHIIIYCTEGYGWLEINKKKVEVSPSQFIAIPANTPHKYAANMDKPWTIYWIHFKGEVASFIVELILKNSENYKPYLSFNEDRIKLFEDICFNLEKGYSSDALRYVNMIFSHFLSSLIYEDKFNHVDDKPADSDIVEKTIQYMQDHVNTMIRLDDLSSFAKLSTSHYSAIFRAKTGYSPIEYFNQLKVQKACQYISFTAMSIKNIALTLGIEDQYYFSRMFTKLMGTSPNEYRKKVKASS encoded by the coding sequence ATGACTAAAAGTACAGCTATCAGGCGGCGGGACGGTTTTGAAGGGCAAAAGCTTATTGTGCTGCCCAAAAAGGTCATTACCAACTTTTTAAGTAAGGATTTGGTTACCAAGCAAATTTACATTACCGATATTGGCTATTACCCCAAGGCCCGGCACCATTATGCAGAGCGCCCCAATGGTATTAACCAGCATATAATAATTTATTGTACCGAAGGCTACGGCTGGCTGGAGATCAACAAAAAAAAGGTAGAGGTTTCGCCATCGCAATTTATTGCCATACCAGCCAACACGCCGCATAAGTACGCCGCCAACATGGATAAACCATGGACGATATACTGGATTCACTTCAAAGGCGAGGTAGCATCTTTTATAGTTGAACTCATCCTGAAAAATTCAGAAAATTACAAGCCATACCTGTCTTTTAATGAAGACCGGATAAAGCTGTTTGAAGACATTTGCTTTAACCTGGAGAAAGGCTATAGCAGCGATGCGCTGCGTTATGTAAACATGATATTCTCGCATTTCCTGTCATCACTTATTTACGAGGATAAGTTTAACCATGTTGATGATAAGCCCGCAGATAGCGATATAGTTGAAAAAACCATTCAATACATGCAAGACCATGTTAATACCATGATAAGGCTTGATGATCTGAGCAGCTTTGCCAAGTTATCCACTTCGCATTATTCGGCCATTTTCCGGGCAAAAACGGGCTACTCTCCTATTGAGTATTTTAACCAGTTAAAAGTTCAAAAAGCGTGTCAGTATATCTCATTTACTGCCATGTCTATCAAAAACATCGCCCTGACTTTGGGTATAGAAGATCAGTATTATTTCTCGCGGATGTTTACCAAACTGATGGGTACCTCGCCCAACGAGTATAGAAAAAAGGTAAAAGCGAGTAGCTGA
- a CDS encoding alpha-amylase family protein yields MQHFKKTTGNYKISFIKTFGLIAFLILPVTVLSAQELQKSADNTAISSPQVKITVDKTTGTINYLFANGMHMDNTVAYVRDINSGYISTADLANHSCTTLQVNDNLGKGLNLVVKHSDAKHNISITQSFTLYLGKAYALVNVSATSAGKPIETRDISPIAILPANKGKLFIPGTEPRILDVPFDNDDWTPTLERSWPKGNGPKSKGISYEFLAVYDQLKNSGLVIGSVSHDFWKTGLSYQTGTQLGYVDSLNVFGGVATADNPSLKSGYGGLDGTHDHADHGTMLGQTVSSATIYICGSDDLHEAFKDYGRVNSIINGKQTWEGPAPVYWNSFGVEGVLGYEKVMMPPAVNQISDFIHSMPNFGAYSKPVLSIDSYDQGIYSTEVLKSIGEYGAKNGQQMGFYFTPFAMWSWKNDTKGRKLPGTDVMFEDVLLQDKNGKAIMYKDGDWGAYAMDPTHPAVRLSIISQLKKAKAINAKFIKIDFLTAGALESTKRYDPKIRTGIQAYNYGMKTLRHLVDSIMGKDVFITQAISPLFPHQYTHTRFVSTDVYSHLRDDQKGFPNWGSTEASLATGSHMGWVQGTLFPYTNLDVSIMKNFQKNPDLNEQEIKVRLYAMMVMGSILGDGSDFRNPIAAYRAQEFLNNKNIAQFFSDPKAFIPIKTADGESFDQQLSFYLPGDTTMLALFNFDLKNDFKQLFSRQALGLDAHKKYEFRDFMTDKAIGELKAEAQTFSMAANTGDALLVKIVAVN; encoded by the coding sequence ATGCAGCACTTTAAAAAAACAACAGGTAATTATAAAATCAGTTTCATTAAAACTTTCGGCTTGATAGCTTTTTTAATATTACCGGTAACTGTGTTGAGCGCACAGGAACTCCAAAAAAGTGCAGATAACACCGCCATTAGCAGCCCGCAGGTAAAAATTACCGTCGATAAAACTACCGGCACTATTAACTATTTGTTTGCCAACGGTATGCATATGGATAACACGGTGGCTTACGTGCGGGATATAAACTCGGGCTACATATCAACTGCCGATCTTGCTAACCATTCCTGCACAACCCTACAGGTTAACGATAATTTAGGTAAAGGCTTAAACCTTGTTGTTAAGCACAGTGATGCAAAGCACAACATCAGCATCACTCAATCCTTCACCCTTTACCTGGGCAAAGCTTACGCGCTTGTTAATGTAAGCGCAACATCTGCGGGTAAGCCTATCGAAACACGGGATATCAGCCCGATAGCTATCCTGCCGGCCAACAAAGGCAAGCTGTTTATTCCCGGTACCGAGCCGCGCATTTTGGATGTGCCTTTTGATAACGACGATTGGACGCCTACTTTGGAGCGGAGCTGGCCGAAAGGCAACGGGCCCAAAAGCAAAGGCATTAGCTACGAGTTTTTAGCGGTGTACGACCAGCTTAAAAATTCGGGCCTGGTAATAGGTAGCGTAAGCCACGATTTCTGGAAAACAGGTTTATCCTATCAAACCGGAACGCAACTGGGCTATGTTGATTCATTAAACGTTTTTGGCGGTGTGGCTACAGCCGATAATCCGTCCCTCAAATCAGGTTATGGTGGCCTGGATGGTACGCATGACCATGCCGACCATGGTACCATGCTGGGCCAAACCGTAAGCTCGGCCACTATTTATATCTGCGGTTCGGATGATCTGCACGAGGCTTTTAAGGATTATGGCAGGGTAAATTCCATCATCAATGGCAAGCAAACCTGGGAGGGACCGGCCCCTGTTTACTGGAACAGTTTTGGGGTTGAGGGTGTGCTGGGTTACGAAAAGGTAATGATGCCGCCTGCTGTAAACCAGATCTCGGATTTTATCCACTCCATGCCCAATTTTGGCGCTTATTCCAAACCTGTTTTAAGTATCGACTCGTACGACCAGGGTATTTATTCTACCGAGGTTTTAAAATCAATAGGGGAGTATGGCGCAAAAAACGGCCAGCAGATGGGGTTTTATTTTACGCCATTTGCCATGTGGAGCTGGAAGAATGATACTAAAGGGCGCAAGCTGCCGGGCACCGATGTAATGTTTGAGGATGTGCTGTTGCAGGATAAAAACGGAAAGGCTATCATGTACAAAGATGGCGATTGGGGCGCTTATGCCATGGATCCCACGCATCCGGCGGTCAGGCTTTCTATCATATCGCAGTTGAAAAAAGCAAAAGCCATTAACGCTAAATTTATCAAGATAGACTTTTTAACCGCCGGCGCGCTGGAGAGTACCAAACGTTACGATCCTAAAATCCGTACCGGTATACAGGCCTATAACTATGGTATGAAAACCCTGCGCCACCTGGTTGATTCAATTATGGGTAAGGATGTTTTTATCACCCAGGCCATCTCGCCGCTGTTTCCACACCAATATACCCACACGCGGTTTGTATCAACCGATGTATACTCGCACCTGCGCGATGATCAGAAAGGCTTTCCTAACTGGGGCAGTACCGAAGCATCGTTAGCCACAGGATCGCATATGGGCTGGGTGCAGGGCACTTTGTTCCCGTATACCAACCTGGATGTAAGCATCATGAAAAACTTCCAGAAAAACCCTGATCTCAACGAGCAGGAAATAAAAGTACGCCTGTATGCCATGATGGTGATGGGTAGTATTCTGGGCGATGGATCTGATTTCAGGAACCCCATAGCCGCCTACCGGGCACAGGAATTTTTGAATAATAAAAACATAGCCCAATTTTTTAGCGATCCAAAAGCGTTTATCCCCATTAAAACAGCCGATGGCGAAAGCTTTGATCAGCAATTGTCGTTTTACCTGCCGGGCGATACTACTATGCTGGCCTTGTTCAATTTCGACCTTAAAAATGATTTTAAACAATTGTTTAGCAGGCAGGCCTTGGGCCTTGATGCGCATAAAAAATACGAATTCCGCGATTTTATGACCGATAAGGCAATTGGTGAATTAAAAGCTGAGGCCCAAACATTTAGCATGGCCGCCAACACAGGCGATGCCTTGCTGGTAAAAATAGTAGCGGTAAATTAA
- a CDS encoding sugar porter family MFS transporter, with translation MSSSKSFNSSYIIGISFISALGGYLFGFDFAVISGALPFLRTQFALTPVWEGFLTGSLALGCIVGCLLAGNIADKYGRKPGLIIAALIFAVSSIGIAFSASLTYFLILRFAAGIGVGMASMLCPMYIAEVSPAEVRGRNVAINQLTVVIGILITNLVNYFLANHGADSWRWMFGLGAVPSAIFLIGVTWLPESPRWLMKSGQPDKARVILNKIGSPDFAESTFKAVEKSLMGSTKQSYAMVFEKAVRPAVVVGITLAVFQQFCGINVVFNYTSTIFESVGANLNRQLFETVAIGVVNLVFTLLAMWQVDKLGRRPLMLWGALGLSVLYIILAFLLQNHFPAGLVSIFVLLAISTYAISLAPVTWVLISEIFPNKIRGVASSVAIVSLWLAYFILVFTFPILAKILGAYGPFYLYAGICFAGFLFVKTKVKETKGQTLEELEDNLIRH, from the coding sequence ATGAGTAGTTCAAAAAGCTTTAACAGCAGTTATATTATTGGCATTTCCTTTATCTCGGCCCTGGGCGGGTACCTGTTCGGGTTCGATTTTGCCGTGATTTCGGGGGCGTTGCCTTTTCTGCGCACCCAGTTTGCCTTAACGCCGGTATGGGAGGGTTTTTTAACCGGGTCACTGGCTTTGGGCTGCATAGTTGGCTGTTTACTGGCCGGTAACATTGCCGATAAATATGGCCGTAAACCGGGGCTTATCATCGCTGCATTAATTTTCGCAGTATCATCTATCGGGATAGCGTTTTCTGCATCTTTAACTTACTTCTTAATCCTGCGCTTTGCCGCCGGGATAGGCGTGGGGATGGCCTCTATGCTTTGCCCCATGTATATTGCCGAAGTTTCGCCGGCCGAAGTGCGTGGCCGAAACGTAGCTATTAACCAGCTTACGGTGGTTATCGGCATATTAATAACCAACCTGGTCAATTACTTTTTGGCCAATCATGGTGCCGATTCATGGCGCTGGATGTTTGGCCTGGGTGCCGTACCATCGGCCATATTTTTAATCGGCGTTACCTGGCTGCCCGAAAGCCCAAGATGGCTCATGAAATCCGGTCAGCCTGATAAAGCCAGGGTTATCCTCAACAAAATTGGCTCCCCCGATTTTGCCGAATCAACCTTTAAAGCGGTCGAAAAATCATTGATGGGGTCAACCAAACAATCATACGCCATGGTGTTTGAAAAGGCCGTACGCCCTGCCGTGGTGGTCGGTATTACGCTGGCTGTGTTTCAGCAGTTTTGCGGTATCAACGTGGTATTTAACTATACATCTACCATATTTGAATCGGTAGGCGCTAACCTGAACCGGCAATTGTTCGAGACTGTGGCCATAGGCGTGGTGAACCTGGTATTTACTTTATTAGCCATGTGGCAGGTTGATAAACTGGGTCGCCGGCCACTGATGCTTTGGGGCGCGCTGGGCTTATCTGTATTGTATATTATACTCGCCTTTCTGCTGCAAAACCATTTCCCGGCGGGGCTGGTATCCATATTTGTGTTGCTGGCTATCAGTACCTATGCTATTTCGCTGGCCCCGGTAACGTGGGTGCTTATTTCCGAGATTTTCCCCAATAAAATTCGCGGTGTAGCGTCATCGGTAGCTATCGTATCCTTATGGCTGGCCTATTTTATTCTTGTATTTACATTTCCTATACTGGCCAAAATATTAGGTGCCTACGGGCCATTTTACCTGTACGCAGGCATCTGTTTTGCGGGCTTCCTTTTTGTAAAAACAAAAGTGAAAGAAACCAAGGGCCAAACTTTAGAAGAGTTAGAAGACAATTTAATAAGACATTAA